A genomic window from Arthrobacter sp. FW305-BF8 includes:
- a CDS encoding ABC transporter substrate-binding protein — MQLKSRATAKFSAKAAAILAVGAISLTACGGGSSTPAATSSSGVQLINAGKLTICSDVPYEPFEFQKDGKIVGFDMDIAAELAKDMKAEVNVVDSSFEAIETGTALTGCDVSISSVSITDTRKALMDFSDPYLNDDLTLVASEASGITNIDGAKGKKVGVQQATTGAKYAKDKGLDAQQFEDTGLLVQALKAGTIDAALGNQSVLGYAIKDDSKFKRVENYATGEKLGIAVKKGNTAMLDQVNTTLKRLTDDGSLKKFETSWFGEATK; from the coding sequence ATGCAGCTCAAGTCCCGTGCCACGGCCAAATTCAGCGCCAAGGCAGCCGCAATCCTCGCCGTCGGGGCCATCAGTCTCACCGCTTGCGGCGGCGGAAGCTCCACCCCGGCTGCCACCAGCAGCAGCGGCGTGCAGCTCATCAATGCCGGAAAGCTCACCATCTGCTCCGACGTCCCCTACGAGCCCTTCGAATTCCAGAAGGATGGCAAGATCGTGGGCTTCGACATGGACATCGCCGCCGAACTGGCGAAGGACATGAAGGCCGAAGTCAACGTGGTGGACAGCTCCTTCGAGGCCATCGAGACCGGCACCGCACTCACCGGCTGCGACGTCTCCATCTCCTCCGTTTCCATCACGGATACCCGCAAGGCCCTCATGGACTTCTCCGACCCCTACCTGAACGACGACCTGACCCTCGTGGCATCCGAGGCCTCCGGCATCACGAACATCGACGGCGCCAAGGGCAAGAAGGTTGGCGTCCAGCAGGCCACCACGGGGGCCAAGTACGCCAAGGACAAGGGCCTCGACGCGCAGCAGTTTGAGGACACCGGCCTCCTGGTCCAGGCGCTCAAGGCGGGCACCATCGATGCCGCCCTGGGCAACCAGTCGGTCCTCGGGTACGCCATCAAGGATGACTCCAAGTTCAAGCGTGTCGAGAACTACGCCACCGGGGAAAAGCTCGGCATCGCGGTCAAGAAGGGCAACACCGCCATGCTCGACCAGGTCAACACGACGCTGAAGCGCCTGACCGACGACGGAAGCCTCAAGAAGTTCGAGACCAGCTGGTTCGGCGAAGCCACCAAGTAA
- a CDS encoding amino acid ABC transporter permease — MAMTARQRARVSLYVQAGIFVVAVAALILATDWKTLTTNVFNFGKIGPMFPDIFFSGLKNTLIYTFLGFVVGLSGGLLLALMKLSSFPLYRWIATGYIEFFRGIPALLVFIAFGYGVPLAFGVQWNVAVVVMVSLGMVAAAYIAETLRAGLQAVPKGQTEAARSLGMPQWRAMVTIVIPQAFRIVLPPLTNEVILLTKDSSLIYVLGLTAAQYELTKFGRDGISSLGAGLTPLLVAGAFYLVVTIPLSLLARKFESRSARTKR; from the coding sequence ATGGCAATGACCGCACGACAGCGGGCCAGAGTAAGTCTGTACGTCCAGGCAGGGATTTTTGTTGTGGCCGTGGCCGCACTGATCCTGGCCACCGACTGGAAGACCCTCACCACCAACGTCTTCAACTTCGGCAAGATCGGCCCGATGTTCCCGGACATCTTCTTCTCGGGCCTGAAAAACACCCTGATCTACACGTTCCTGGGGTTCGTCGTGGGCCTGTCCGGGGGCCTGCTGCTGGCCCTCATGAAGCTCTCCAGCTTCCCTTTGTACCGCTGGATCGCCACCGGTTACATTGAATTCTTCCGCGGCATCCCGGCGCTGCTGGTCTTCATCGCCTTCGGCTACGGCGTTCCGCTGGCGTTCGGTGTCCAGTGGAACGTGGCCGTCGTGGTGATGGTTTCGCTGGGCATGGTGGCGGCCGCCTACATCGCCGAGACACTTCGTGCCGGGCTGCAGGCCGTGCCCAAGGGCCAGACGGAAGCCGCGCGGTCGCTGGGCATGCCGCAGTGGCGCGCCATGGTCACGATCGTCATCCCGCAGGCCTTCAGGATTGTCCTGCCGCCGCTGACCAACGAGGTCATCCTGCTGACCAAGGACTCCTCGCTGATCTACGTGCTGGGCCTGACGGCGGCACAGTACGAACTCACCAAGTTCGGCCGCGACGGCATTTCCAGCCTCGGTGCAGGGCTCACCCCGCTCCTCGTGGCGGGTGCGTTCTACCTCGTGGTCACCATCCCGCTGAGCCTCCTGGCCCGGAAGTTCGAAAGCCGCTCCGCGCGGACCAAGCGTTAG
- a CDS encoding amino acid ABC transporter ATP-binding protein — MNDVEIHSRTQSGRVHAAGVAIKGLRKSYGSNEVLKGISLDVAPGEVVCLIGPSGSGKSTLLRCVNLLEQPNEGSVHVGGFDATDADVDIDKMRRKVGMVFQQFNLFPHLNALRNCTIAQTKVLKRPQAEADKIARANLERVGLGHLADRFPDQLSGGQQQRVAIARALSMDPELMLFDEPTSALDPETVGDVLSVMRNLAKEGMTMLVVTHEMGFAREVADRVVFMDGGVVVEEGVAEQVIGSPTQGRTKEFLRRVLDPTHIEIAE; from the coding sequence ATGAACGACGTCGAAATTCACTCCCGCACCCAAAGCGGGCGCGTCCACGCCGCCGGTGTGGCCATCAAGGGCCTGCGCAAGTCGTACGGCTCCAACGAGGTCCTCAAAGGCATCAGCCTGGACGTCGCACCGGGCGAAGTGGTGTGCCTCATCGGCCCGTCAGGTTCCGGCAAGTCCACCCTGCTGCGGTGCGTCAATCTGTTGGAGCAGCCGAATGAAGGCAGCGTCCACGTGGGCGGCTTCGATGCCACGGATGCCGACGTAGACATCGACAAGATGCGCCGCAAGGTGGGCATGGTGTTCCAGCAGTTCAACCTGTTTCCGCACCTGAACGCGCTGCGCAACTGCACGATCGCCCAGACCAAGGTGCTGAAGCGCCCGCAGGCAGAAGCCGACAAGATCGCCCGGGCCAATCTTGAGCGCGTGGGGCTCGGCCACCTCGCCGACCGGTTCCCGGACCAGCTCTCCGGCGGTCAGCAGCAGCGTGTGGCGATCGCCCGCGCGCTGAGCATGGACCCGGAGCTGATGCTTTTTGACGAGCCCACCTCCGCCCTCGACCCTGAGACGGTCGGCGACGTGCTCTCGGTCATGCGGAACCTGGCCAAGGAAGGCATGACCATGCTGGTCGTCACGCACGAGATGGGCTTCGCCCGCGAAGTCGCGGATCGCGTGGTGTTCATGGACGGCGGCGTAGTGGTCGAGGAGGGCGTGGCCGAGCAGGTCATCGGCTCCCCCACCCAGGGCCGCACCAAGGAATTCCTCCGCCGCGTGCTGGACCCGACCCACATCGAGATCGCCGAGTAG
- the menD gene encoding 2-succinyl-5-enolpyruvyl-6-hydroxy-3-cyclohexene-1-carboxylic-acid synthase → MASARIAVATLVAGGIRYVVVAPGSRSAPMAYALAEASAAGKVELLVRIDERSAGFTALGLALATGAPVAVLTTSGTAVGNLLPAVMEANHAAVPLVVVSADRPEELRGTGANQTTVQLDLFGEHVRFAVDVPAGESPQRAVETSLAAATGAFEDTPPGPVQLNLAFRDPLVPETGERLPEQRGHGTFRIGTEPLTMTLDPAPADLPERRTVVFAGHDAGPVAEAFARAHGLPLLAEPSSNSRFGSNAVGPYRLLLEHFGPDSALPIERAVVFGRPTLSRPVSALLARTDVPAALYEPVPVAWYEPGRRQETPISSLAQLAEFAGRGSSAWLDAWLLAGAAAQHAVDGILSAEEAATGPAVGSLVWQHARGQLVLGSSNGIRDVDLAGQPAPEPSATVFASRGLAGIDGTISTATGIALGGHQATTLLLGDVTFLHDAGGLFLGAGEEQPQLRIVVLNDSGGAIFSLLEHGAVAESGGYGDAVERLFGTPHSVDIAALAAAYGVGHCSVSTTAGLAEALAAPFTGRTIIEVRTDRHELRALHGRIKAAVGSAVAGVLAG, encoded by the coding sequence ATGGCTTCCGCACGGATTGCCGTCGCTACGCTGGTCGCAGGAGGCATCCGCTACGTCGTCGTGGCCCCGGGCTCACGGTCCGCCCCCATGGCCTATGCACTTGCGGAGGCGTCGGCAGCGGGGAAGGTTGAACTGCTGGTCCGCATCGATGAGCGTTCGGCCGGCTTCACAGCACTCGGCCTGGCCCTGGCCACCGGCGCGCCGGTGGCTGTGCTGACGACGTCGGGAACCGCCGTCGGGAATCTCCTCCCTGCCGTGATGGAGGCCAACCACGCCGCCGTCCCGCTGGTGGTGGTCTCGGCCGACCGGCCGGAAGAGCTGCGCGGCACGGGCGCGAACCAGACCACCGTCCAGCTGGACCTCTTCGGCGAGCACGTCCGCTTCGCCGTCGACGTTCCCGCCGGCGAGAGCCCGCAGCGTGCGGTGGAAACATCGCTTGCCGCCGCGACGGGTGCCTTCGAGGACACACCGCCGGGGCCGGTGCAGCTCAACCTCGCCTTCCGTGATCCTCTGGTGCCTGAGACGGGGGAGCGGCTGCCCGAACAGCGCGGTCACGGGACCTTCCGGATCGGCACTGAACCGCTCACCATGACGCTCGATCCGGCCCCGGCCGACCTCCCGGAGCGGCGCACCGTGGTCTTTGCCGGGCACGACGCCGGTCCGGTCGCGGAGGCCTTTGCCCGTGCCCATGGCCTGCCGCTGCTGGCCGAGCCGTCGTCCAACTCCCGTTTCGGGTCTAACGCCGTGGGACCGTACCGCCTGCTGCTGGAGCACTTCGGCCCGGACTCGGCGCTGCCCATCGAGCGTGCCGTGGTGTTCGGGCGCCCCACGCTTTCCCGGCCGGTGTCGGCGCTGCTGGCCCGGACGGACGTCCCGGCAGCCCTCTACGAGCCGGTGCCGGTCGCTTGGTACGAGCCGGGCCGGCGCCAGGAAACGCCGATATCCAGCCTGGCCCAACTTGCGGAGTTCGCAGGCCGGGGTTCGTCCGCCTGGCTCGACGCCTGGCTGCTCGCGGGCGCCGCGGCCCAGCATGCCGTGGACGGCATACTTTCCGCCGAAGAGGCCGCAACCGGTCCTGCCGTCGGCTCCTTGGTCTGGCAGCACGCCCGCGGACAGCTGGTCCTCGGCTCATCCAACGGCATCCGCGACGTCGACCTCGCCGGCCAGCCCGCACCCGAGCCGTCGGCCACGGTCTTTGCCAGCCGGGGCCTCGCCGGCATTGACGGCACCATTTCCACGGCCACCGGCATCGCCCTCGGCGGCCACCAGGCAACCACCCTGCTGCTCGGCGACGTCACCTTCCTGCACGACGCCGGCGGCCTCTTCCTCGGCGCCGGCGAGGAACAGCCGCAGCTGCGCATCGTGGTCCTCAACGACTCGGGCGGCGCCATCTTCAGCCTCCTGGAACACGGCGCCGTCGCCGAGTCCGGCGGCTACGGGGACGCCGTCGAACGTCTCTTCGGCACCCCGCACTCGGTGGACATCGCGGCACTCGCCGCGGCGTACGGCGTGGGGCATTGTTCGGTGAGTACGACGGCGGGACTCGCCGAGGCGCTGGCGGCACCGTTCACGGGACGCACCATCATCGAGGTGCGCACGGACCGGCATGAACTCCGTGCCCTGCACGGCAGGATCAAGGCTGCGGTGGGTTCGGCCGTGGCCGGGGTGCTTGCCGGCTAG
- a CDS encoding IS3 family transposase, producing MKVQAVISLKADYPLGVLLDVAGLARSTFFYHQARLQAPDPRASLKTTITEIFNDSQARYGHRRIHTELLKKGWTVAKKTVLKLMRVLGLVCKVRRRKRYNSYQGEQGRIAPNLLNREFDATAPNQKWVTDVTEFSVGGRKLYFSPIMDLFDRQIISYAIGSSPNLELTNASLRDALATLEDGQKPLVHSDQGVQYQHISWRTLLKEAGAVQSMSRKGNCYDNAVMENFFGHLKEELFHHVRFLSPGALATALHEYIRWYNTDRISTKLNGLSPIQYRSQALAA from the coding sequence GTGAAGGTCCAGGCCGTCATCTCCCTCAAGGCTGATTATCCGCTGGGCGTCCTGCTGGACGTCGCCGGGCTTGCCCGGTCCACGTTCTTCTATCACCAGGCCCGCCTCCAGGCCCCCGATCCGCGGGCGTCGCTCAAGACCACGATCACCGAGATTTTCAACGACAGCCAGGCCCGGTACGGGCACCGGCGCATTCACACAGAGCTGCTCAAGAAAGGGTGGACGGTCGCGAAGAAGACCGTTCTGAAGCTGATGCGTGTCCTGGGGCTGGTCTGCAAGGTCCGGCGGAGGAAGCGCTACAACTCCTACCAGGGCGAGCAGGGCAGGATCGCCCCGAACCTGCTGAACCGGGAGTTCGACGCCACCGCCCCGAACCAGAAGTGGGTTACCGACGTGACAGAGTTCAGCGTCGGAGGCCGAAAGCTTTACTTCTCCCCGATCATGGACCTCTTCGACCGGCAGATCATCTCCTACGCCATCGGCTCGTCCCCGAACCTGGAGCTGACCAACGCGTCGCTGCGCGACGCCTTGGCCACGCTCGAGGACGGGCAGAAACCGCTGGTGCACTCGGACCAGGGCGTCCAGTACCAGCACATCTCCTGGCGCACTCTCCTCAAGGAAGCCGGCGCGGTCCAATCAATGTCCCGCAAGGGCAACTGCTACGACAACGCCGTGATGGAGAACTTCTTCGGCCACCTCAAGGAAGAACTCTTCCACCACGTCCGGTTCCTCAGCCCCGGCGCCCTGGCAACAGCACTGCACGAGTACATCCGCTGGTACAACACCGACAGAATCTCAACGAAGCTCAACGGCCTGAGCCCGATACAATACCGAAGCCAGGCCCTTGCAGCCTAG
- a CDS encoding helix-turn-helix domain-containing protein encodes MPQPPTSYSFEFKLALVERFLAGETAPDLAVEAGLSSPRVLQKWVRGYREEGADALRPKPKGRPRKSDAPPPPDTPEMERLRRENERLRAEVAYLGKLRALREQGRR; translated from the coding sequence ATGCCGCAGCCGCCAACGTCGTACTCATTCGAGTTCAAACTCGCCTTGGTGGAACGGTTCCTAGCGGGCGAGACCGCCCCGGACCTGGCAGTGGAAGCCGGCCTGTCCTCACCTCGCGTGCTGCAAAAGTGGGTACGGGGCTACCGGGAGGAGGGTGCTGATGCATTGCGGCCGAAGCCCAAAGGCAGGCCCCGTAAGTCCGACGCCCCGCCGCCGCCGGATACACCGGAGATGGAACGGTTACGCCGGGAGAACGAGCGGTTGCGGGCGGAGGTGGCCTATCTGGGAAAACTGCGGGCCTTGAGGGAACAGGGACGACGGTGA
- a CDS encoding PhoX family protein, which translates to MSEISGRKFALLPMLGHTKGKRSPVTCALKCDNACAGDVCNTSSNSYFRDIASTTLSRRAALGFGAAGALAVVLGGAATSPEKAVADGGTGLSAAAKNGFGPGASKLQFTAIPSIASEVDAVTVPAGFAWQPVIRWGDPIFKDAPAFELGNQTAAAQERQFGYNNDYSDILEIPGSKGRRALLFANHEYTNENIMFPASMPAEQMRAVGAAAHGLTVVELERKNKNKPWSYVQGAPLNRRYLNSTRYELTGPVAGSDLVKTVADPAGRWINGTLGNCSGGTTPWGTILSGEENFNGYFVAPGTSASDKRYGLTNKATARQWELDDPRFNANNAGYENETNRFGWIVEVDPFDPTSTPKKHSSLGRFKHEGANVIVAKSGHVVAYSGDDERFDYLYKFVSKAKYREGDRKHNMTLLSEGDLYVAKFAGSAPAAEIDGKGSVPADGSFDGTGEWLPLVVGGKSMVAGMSVEEVLVYTRLAADKVGPTKMDRCEDVQPSLHTGKVYVACTNNSDRGKPGKEGATEVNPRNENRDGHIVEITETGDQTSRKFTWNLLMVCGDPSTGDVTYFSGFPADQVSPISCPDNLAFDSVGNLWISTDGAPSGIGKADGLFKVTLDGPERGRVEQFLAVPRDAETCGPIVHDTERSVFVSVQHPGEEGTFEAPNSYFPDYVRAGATPRPGQVRAPRPAVIQVFRS; encoded by the coding sequence ATGTCTGAAATCTCCGGACGCAAGTTCGCACTGCTGCCCATGCTCGGTCACACCAAAGGCAAACGCAGCCCTGTCACCTGCGCGCTCAAGTGCGACAACGCCTGCGCGGGCGACGTCTGCAACACGAGCTCCAACAGCTACTTCCGCGACATTGCTTCCACCACGCTGTCCCGCCGCGCCGCCCTGGGCTTTGGCGCCGCCGGTGCCCTCGCCGTCGTACTTGGCGGTGCCGCGACGTCCCCTGAGAAGGCCGTCGCCGACGGCGGGACGGGACTTTCCGCCGCCGCGAAGAACGGTTTTGGCCCGGGCGCGTCCAAGCTGCAGTTCACCGCCATCCCTTCCATTGCGTCCGAGGTTGATGCGGTGACGGTGCCGGCAGGATTCGCCTGGCAGCCGGTGATCCGCTGGGGTGACCCGATCTTCAAGGATGCCCCGGCGTTCGAGCTGGGCAACCAGACCGCAGCAGCACAGGAGCGCCAGTTCGGCTACAACAACGACTACTCGGACATCCTCGAGATCCCTGGAAGCAAGGGCCGCCGTGCGCTGCTGTTCGCGAACCACGAATACACGAACGAGAACATCATGTTCCCGGCCAGCATGCCCGCCGAGCAGATGCGTGCGGTCGGTGCGGCGGCCCACGGCCTGACCGTCGTCGAGCTGGAGCGCAAGAACAAGAACAAGCCGTGGAGCTACGTCCAAGGCGCCCCGCTGAACCGCCGGTACCTGAACAGCACCCGCTACGAGCTGACCGGGCCCGTCGCCGGCTCGGACCTGGTCAAGACCGTGGCCGACCCCGCGGGCCGCTGGATCAACGGCACGCTGGGCAACTGCTCCGGCGGAACCACCCCGTGGGGCACGATCCTTTCGGGCGAGGAAAACTTCAACGGTTACTTCGTCGCTCCGGGCACTTCCGCCTCGGACAAGCGCTACGGCCTCACCAACAAGGCCACGGCGCGGCAGTGGGAGCTGGACGACCCGCGTTTCAACGCCAACAACGCCGGCTACGAAAACGAAACCAACCGCTTCGGCTGGATCGTGGAGGTGGACCCGTTCGACCCCACGTCCACTCCGAAGAAGCACTCCTCGCTGGGCCGCTTCAAGCACGAGGGCGCCAACGTGATCGTGGCCAAGTCCGGCCACGTGGTTGCCTACTCCGGCGACGACGAGCGCTTCGACTACCTCTACAAGTTCGTCTCCAAGGCCAAGTACCGCGAGGGCGACCGCAAGCACAACATGACACTCCTCTCCGAGGGCGACCTGTACGTTGCGAAGTTCGCGGGCAGCGCCCCGGCCGCCGAGATCGACGGCAAGGGCTCCGTTCCGGCGGACGGATCCTTCGACGGCACCGGCGAATGGCTGCCCCTAGTGGTCGGCGGCAAGTCCATGGTGGCTGGCATGTCCGTCGAGGAAGTCCTCGTATACACGCGGCTGGCGGCGGACAAGGTGGGCCCCACCAAGATGGACCGCTGCGAGGACGTCCAGCCCAGCCTGCACACCGGCAAGGTCTACGTGGCCTGCACCAACAACTCGGACCGCGGCAAGCCGGGGAAGGAAGGTGCCACCGAGGTCAACCCGCGCAACGAGAACCGCGACGGCCACATCGTCGAAATCACGGAGACCGGCGACCAGACCTCCAGGAAGTTCACGTGGAACCTGCTGATGGTCTGCGGCGATCCCTCCACCGGCGACGTCACCTACTTCTCCGGTTTCCCGGCTGACCAGGTCTCGCCGATTTCCTGCCCGGACAACCTGGCCTTCGACTCCGTAGGCAACCTCTGGATCTCCACCGACGGCGCTCCCTCCGGCATCGGTAAGGCTGACGGTCTGTTCAAGGTCACCCTGGATGGCCCCGAGCGCGGCCGCGTGGAGCAGTTCCTCGCAGTGCCCCGCGACGCCGAAACCTGCGGACCGATCGTCCACGACACCGAACGCAGCGTCTTCGTGTCCGTGCAGCACCCGGGCGAGGAGGGTACCTTCGAGGCACCGAACTCGTACTTCCCGGACTACGTGCGCGCCGGCGCGACTCCCCGCCCTGGCCAGGTCCGGGCTCCCCGCCCGGCCGTGATCCAGGTGTTCCGCTCCTAG
- a CDS encoding o-succinylbenzoate synthase, translating into MPLPYPPLEELLHSARVVALPMRVKFRGILERETLLLRGPMGWGEFGAFPEYGDAEASRWLASAIEASWHGFPEPLRTSIPVNATVPAVSADAVPEILARFGRVDAVKVKVAERGQTLDDDAARVAAVRAALPDAAVRVDANGGWDVPAAVEALTRLSDVGLEYAEQPVPEIEGLAEVRRRLRAAGVSVLIAADESVRKEDDPLRVARAGAADLLVVKVAPLGGVRRALELVAQARMPAVVSSALDTSVGIRAGLALAAALPELPFACGLGTVSLLAADVSTAPLVADDGAITLRDAVADEGLLEQYAAPSERRDWWLARLRRAYAALPATDAPSLPAGF; encoded by the coding sequence ATGCCTCTCCCGTACCCGCCCCTCGAGGAACTGCTGCACAGCGCCCGCGTGGTGGCTCTGCCCATGCGCGTGAAGTTCCGCGGGATCCTGGAACGCGAAACGCTGCTCCTCCGCGGTCCAATGGGATGGGGCGAGTTCGGTGCGTTCCCCGAGTACGGCGACGCCGAGGCCTCCCGCTGGCTTGCCTCCGCCATCGAGGCCAGCTGGCACGGGTTCCCGGAGCCCCTGCGGACCAGCATCCCCGTCAACGCCACCGTGCCCGCCGTCTCCGCAGACGCCGTACCGGAAATACTGGCCCGGTTCGGCCGCGTGGACGCCGTCAAGGTCAAGGTGGCAGAACGCGGCCAGACGCTCGACGACGACGCGGCCCGCGTCGCCGCTGTCCGCGCCGCTCTTCCGGACGCTGCCGTCCGTGTGGACGCCAACGGCGGCTGGGACGTTCCGGCGGCCGTGGAGGCGCTGACCCGGCTGTCCGACGTCGGTCTCGAATACGCTGAGCAGCCCGTGCCGGAGATCGAGGGCCTGGCGGAGGTGCGGCGGCGGCTCCGCGCGGCGGGCGTGTCTGTCCTGATCGCGGCCGACGAAAGTGTCCGCAAGGAAGACGATCCCCTCAGGGTGGCCCGTGCAGGTGCGGCCGATCTCCTCGTCGTGAAGGTGGCGCCGCTCGGGGGAGTCCGGCGTGCACTGGAGCTGGTGGCGCAGGCGCGGATGCCCGCCGTCGTGAGTTCCGCCCTGGATACGTCAGTGGGGATCCGGGCCGGGCTCGCGCTCGCTGCCGCACTGCCGGAACTGCCGTTTGCGTGCGGGCTGGGAACGGTGTCGCTGCTCGCGGCGGACGTTTCCACTGCGCCCTTGGTGGCCGACGACGGCGCCATCACCCTGCGCGATGCCGTCGCCGACGAGGGGCTGCTTGAGCAGTACGCAGCCCCGTCCGAGCGCCGGGACTGGTGGCTCGCCCGGCTCCGCCGCGCGTACGCTGCACTCCCGGCAACAGACGCTCCCTCACTTCCTGCAGGTTTTTGA
- a CDS encoding sensor histidine kinase, whose protein sequence is MARPSLRKPALFRPFESPAYHNSEVFKAVRRFLLMGLVALVVVTTPVAFWIWSEAERHALENSKEATDHLANNVVGPLLDKEVLSGDPTAVERLDERLRPWMERRSVFEIRLWDKDGRIVYSDDPKLIGKTFDLPHEAQEILDGGDVPANLEMQKDEVNTPDVENGELVEVYVPVTAPDGQKLVFETYYDDDGVRQEQAAVLFGMAPPFLLSLAVLQLAQLFPAVRLARRIQAYEAGRSRLLRRAIEASELERQRIARDLHDEVIQELSGLSYVMESEELHSPVGQRGLFSDARRILQDNVRSLRAMTSELYPPDLNRLGLPGALARLGDPLEERGISVELDLPEKCELDRDRAALFYRVAREALANTAKHSRATRAELHLHQDSHRSEIRIQDDGCGFDQSQGSPEGHFGLRIMKDTIGEAGGTLQLMSAPGRGTTVIARFGVGGTKLPAAVEHEQEPIPSA, encoded by the coding sequence ATGGCTAGGCCATCGCTCCGTAAACCTGCCTTGTTCCGCCCGTTCGAATCGCCGGCCTACCACAATTCCGAAGTTTTCAAGGCCGTCCGGCGGTTCCTGCTGATGGGGCTGGTTGCCCTGGTGGTGGTCACCACCCCGGTGGCCTTCTGGATCTGGTCCGAGGCGGAACGCCACGCGCTGGAGAACTCCAAGGAGGCCACCGACCACCTGGCCAACAACGTGGTGGGGCCGCTGCTGGACAAGGAAGTCCTGTCCGGCGACCCCACCGCCGTTGAGCGGCTCGACGAGCGCCTCCGCCCCTGGATGGAGAGGCGGTCCGTCTTTGAGATCAGGCTGTGGGACAAGGACGGGCGCATCGTCTACTCGGACGATCCAAAACTGATCGGCAAGACCTTCGACCTGCCGCACGAGGCACAGGAAATTCTGGACGGCGGGGACGTCCCCGCCAACCTCGAAATGCAGAAGGACGAGGTCAACACGCCCGACGTCGAAAACGGCGAGCTCGTGGAGGTCTACGTGCCCGTCACGGCCCCCGACGGGCAGAAGCTGGTGTTTGAGACTTATTACGACGACGACGGTGTCCGCCAGGAGCAGGCTGCCGTTCTGTTCGGCATGGCCCCGCCGTTCCTGCTCTCACTTGCCGTCCTGCAGCTGGCGCAGCTGTTCCCGGCAGTCCGGCTCGCACGCAGGATCCAGGCCTACGAAGCCGGCCGGAGCCGCCTGCTGCGCCGGGCCATCGAAGCCTCCGAGCTCGAGCGCCAGCGCATTGCCCGGGACCTGCACGACGAGGTGATCCAGGAGCTTTCGGGCCTGTCCTACGTGATGGAGTCCGAGGAACTGCACAGCCCGGTGGGGCAGCGTGGGCTGTTCTCCGACGCCCGGCGGATCCTGCAGGACAACGTCCGCAGCCTGCGGGCCATGACCAGCGAGCTGTACCCGCCGGACCTGAACCGCCTCGGCCTCCCCGGGGCGCTTGCCCGGCTCGGCGATCCGCTCGAGGAACGGGGGATCAGCGTGGAGCTGGACCTGCCGGAGAAGTGCGAGCTGGACCGGGACCGCGCGGCACTGTTCTACCGGGTAGCCCGTGAGGCCCTGGCCAACACCGCGAAACATTCCAGGGCGACCAGGGCTGAACTCCACCTCCATCAGGACAGCCACCGTTCGGAGATCCGCATCCAGGACGACGGTTGCGGCTTCGACCAGAGCCAGGGGTCGCCGGAAGGACACTTCGGCCTACGCATCATGAAGGACACCATCGGCGAGGCCGGCGGGACGCTCCAGTTGATGTCCGCTCCCGGTCGGGGGACCACGGTGATCGCGCGCTTCGGAGTGGGGGGCACCAAGCTTCCGGCCGCCGTCGAGCACGAACAGGAACCGATCCCCTCGGCATGA